The sequence below is a genomic window from Mycobacterium heidelbergense.
ATTCTGGGTTGATCGCGTCGGCCACGCTCCCCGTTTTCGCCACTCCCGTGACCGGCTTCGCGGGCCTCGCCGGCTTCGCGGGCCTGGCCGGCCTCGCCCAGCAGGCCGCCGCGTTGGCGCCGGCGGTGGCGGTGCCGGCGGCGATCCCGCCGCCCCTCGCGATCGCCCATGTCGTGAGCGCGGGCGCCCCGCCCGCCGCTCCGGCGGGCGTCCCCGTCACCTCGCCGGTCCACGCGGTTGCCGCCCCCGGCGCCCCGCCGCCGCCGCCGGTCGGCGCTCCGCCGCCGATCGCCACGGGCGCGGAGAGCTTCGGCTACATGGTGGGCTACACGGAGACGGAGGCTCAGGCGAGCGCGCAAGCCAAAACCCGCGAGCCGATCTATCGCAGCGCCTCGAGCATGCCGGCCGCGGCGGCCATGACCCGGCCCGCCTCGCCGCCGGTGCGACGACGCCGCCGCCGGGCCGATGCCAACCAGCTTGGCCGCCGCTACGAGTACCTCGATCTGGACCAGGACCCGGACCAACTGGTCGCCTCGGTGGCGGCCTCGGACCGGGGCGCGGGAGCCGTGGGGTTCGCCGGAGCCGCCCCCAGCCCCGTTGCGGCACACCCGGCAGGGCTGAGCACGCTGCCGGGTGATGCCTTCGGGGGCGGCCCGACCGTCCCGCTGATGCCGGGCACCTGGCGCACCGACCCCGAGCCGCACGGCGATCCCGACGGTCGGGGCCCCGGGCCCCGGTAGCCGCGGCGCCGCGATGAGTGCACACATGCGGTTCGGACTTTCGGGAGCCCTCGGCGGCCTGGAGGCGCACGGCGCCGGTGCGGTCGTCGCGCGGGCGCGGCGCGTCGAGGACCTCGGTTTCGAGTCCGTCTGGTTCAACGAGGAGCATTTCCATCGGCCGGACAGTCCGCGCACCCGGGCGGTGCTGTCGCCGATCGTGCTGGCCGCCGCCGTCGCCGCGGCGACAACCAGGCTGCGGCTTGGGTTTTCGGTGCTGCTGGTGCCGCTGCATCATCCGCTGCGGTTGGCCGAGGAGATCGCCACGCTCGACGTGCTGTCCGGCGGGCGGGTGAATTTCGGTGTGTCGCGGGCGAACGGCGACCGCTACCGCATCCCGTTCGGCTACGACGAGCGCCGCGATCCCGGCCTGGAGCAATGCCTCGACCGGATCGTCGGCTACTGGTCGGGGACGCCGTTCGTCGTCGACGGCGTCTCGTACACGCTGTCGCCGGTCCCGGTGCAACGACCCCATCCGACGATCTACGTCGGCGCCTACAGCCCGCAGACGCTGGCATGGGCCGCCGCGCGCGGCTATCCGATAATCCAGCACGGCATTCAGTCACCGACGTCGTTGCACCGCTGCCTGACCACCTACGCCGAGCACGGCGGTGACCTCGCCGCGGTGCCGGTCGGACGGTTCTGCTACGTCGGCGAATCCGACCGCCAGGCGCGCAAGGACGCCTGGCCCGTCGTGGTCCGGCAGGCGCAGCGGCTGCGCGGGATCGCCCTTCGCCGCAAGGGGGGCGTCGTCACGACCGAAGAGGACCTCGATCCGGAGCGCTTTTATCGCGAGACCGCCATCGTCGGCGGACCCGAAACCGTC
It includes:
- a CDS encoding LLM class flavin-dependent oxidoreductase, which codes for MRFGLSGALGGLEAHGAGAVVARARRVEDLGFESVWFNEEHFHRPDSPRTRAVLSPIVLAAAVAAATTRLRLGFSVLLVPLHHPLRLAEEIATLDVLSGGRVNFGVSRANGDRYRIPFGYDERRDPGLEQCLDRIVGYWSGTPFVVDGVSYTLSPVPVQRPHPTIYVGAYSPQTLAWAAARGYPIIQHGIQSPTSLHRCLTTYAEHGGDLAAVPVGRFCYVGESDRQARKDAWPVVVRQAQRLRGIALRRKGGVVTTEEDLDPERFYRETAIVGGPETVAGRIAQLRDRYGLTRVNLLSSFFGFLPAELLDGSLELFATEVMPRLAASPDDHDREAS